CTTTAAATTCATAAACCATATTGGTTAATCCTTGTAAAAAATCACGGTCGTGAGAAACTAAAATTAAGGTACCTTCAAACTTTTCTAGAGCAGCCTTTAGTACGTTTTTAGATTTAATATCTAAGTGATTGGTTGGCTCGTCCATTAATAAAACATTAAACGGATGCAACAACATACGGCATAATGCTAAACGGTTACGTTCGCCCCCAGAAAGTACTTTTACTTTTTTATCTACATCATCGCCACGAAATAAAAAAGCACCAAGCATATCGCGAACTTTAGATCGGTTGCTATCGGTTGCGGCATCAATCATGGTATCTAAAACGGTTAATTCGCCATCTAAATATTCGGCCTGATTTTGTGCAAAATAACCAACCTGAACGTTGTGCCCCAATTTTATATGTCCTTCGTACTCAAATTCATTCATTATGGCTTTAATGAAGGTAGATTTTCCTTGACCGTTTTGTCCAACAAAAGCAATTTTACTACCACGTTCTACCGCTAAATCAATATTTTTAAATATCAATTTATCATCAAAACGTTTGGTTACATTTTCAGCTTCTACCACTAACCTACCCGGCACAATTGAAACCGGAAAGTTAATTGCCATAACCGAATTATCATCTTCATCAACTTCAATACGTTCAACCTTATCTAATTTTTTAATTAAAGATTGAGCCATTGATGCTTTTGATGCTTTTGCACGAAACTTTTCGATCAGCTTTTCGGTTTCTTCAATTTTTTTAGCTTGGTTTTTCTGCGTTGCTAATTGCTTTTCACGAATTTCGTGACGTAAGGTTAAATATTGCGAATATGGTTTATTAAAATCATACGCTTTACCTAACGAAATTTCGATGGTACGATTGGTAACGTTATCTAAAAACATTTTATCGTGCGATACAATAACTACAACGCCGGGAAAGTTTTTTAAAAATCCTTCTAACCAAATAATAGATTCGATATCTAAGTGATTGGTTGGCTCATCTAAAAGTAAAATATCGTTAGATTGAAGTAATAACTTAGCCAGTTCAATACGCATACGCCATCCGCCAGAAAAAGTTTCGGTTTGGCGGTTAAAATCGTCACGTTTAAATCCTAAACCAAGCAAAATACGTTCGGTATTACCTACGTAGTTATATCCGCCTAAAATATCGTATAAATGATTGTAATCAGAAATTTTGTCAATTAAATCTGCGTAAGCTTCTGATTCGTAATCGGCACGCGAACCTAATTGGTAATTGATATCGTCAATCTTAACTTCTAAATCTTTAATTTCTTTAAAAGCTTGATACGCTTCTTCTAAAACGGTACGTCCAGGAACAAAGTCAATATCCTGACGTAAAAAACCAATTTTAATTTCTTTTTCGCTAGCAATAACGCCTTCGTCTGGTTTAATATCACCAGCCAACATTTTAAGCATGGTAGATTTACCTGCTCCGTTTTTACCCACTAATCCCACGCGATCACCTGCGCCTAAACGAAAGGTAATATCTTGGTACAAATACGTTCCTCCAAAAGAAACGGATATATTTGAAATATTAAGCATTTTTATGTTGAATTCGAATATCTAATTTTTTATAGATACGATTAATATTAATTTCTTTTTCTAATTCCGCACCTTCATAAATAAATTGGTACAAAGCTTGGGCCAAAAACGGTCCAAACATAACACCACGCGTACCTAAACCATTTAAAACAAATAGGTTTTTATGCTCATAATGCTGACCAACTAACGGACGACGATCGCGAACGGTTGGACGTACACCAGCAAAATGATGCACAACCTCAAAATTGCAAGTAATTAGTTGCTTTAGTTCGGTAAGTAATTCTTGTTTTCCTTCTTCTGTTATTGCATCGGTTTTATCGGTCCAATTGTAGGTTGCACCAACTTTATATAAATCATTACCGATTGGCATGATAAAAATTGATGATTTTAAAATGAAATTGATTTGTAAATCGGGTGCTTTAATGATTAATAATTCACCTTTGGTGCCGTCTAAAGGTAAGTTATTAAAATACGGATTAGCGTGTAAACCAAACCCGTCTGCAAATACAATATTTTTATAGCTTTCACCTTTATAAACCACAGCATCATTTTGCACTTGCAACGCATTGTAATCAAAATGTTCTTGTTGCAAATTGGCTTGTGAAAGTAATTCGGCAGCATAAACTTCGGTTAACAATTTGGTATCTAAATATCCCGAATGTAAAACTTCACCATATCCGTAAGGTGCATAAATGCTTGGAACTTGAATTTTAATCAATTTGGTTGAAAGAAATGGAGCCATTTTGGGTTTATCTGCAGCAATAAACCAATTATTTTGTTCTTCAATCGAGGCGAATTTACGATATACCGGCATCGGGTTTAAAAATTCAACTTTTAAACGCTTTTGAATAGCAGTATAAAGCGGCATAGCAGCATTCAATTGTTCTTGCGCTTTCCAAACTTCTGAATAGCGTTTTAAAACTACCGGATTGTACATACCGCCAGCAATTACAGACGAATTAAAGGATTGGTCTGAAATTACGGTAAATGATTTGTTATGGGCACGTAAGGTTTCGGAAAACGAAATGCCTGCTAACCCTAAACCAACAATTAAAAAATCTTTCATGATGCAAAAATAAAAAACTCCTGCCATAAAGCAGGAGTTTTAATTTATATTTTGAATTAAATTAATACGTCCACATATCTTGTTCGATATCGCGAATTTTCTCTTTAATTCTTTGAGATTCTAATAATTGCATTTGAGCATTTTCTATAATGTACTCATCAATTGCTCGGTCACCATAAACGTTTTCTTCTTTGTAAATAACAGATCCGAAACGACGGCCTGTAAATAAATTATCGAACGAGAAAGGCACAGATGAATTGCGGTTGTTAAATGCATAATGCTCATGTAGTAAATCACGAACAGATGGATAAAAAACCCAAAAAAGTTCGGTTGTTGCATCTTCCATACCACGTGCTTTAGATAAAGCATCAACAGCTACTGGTGCAATTCCTAAAACACGGAATTTCATTTCAGCTTGCATGGCATCAAAAAACCAATAACCTACTAATTTGTATTGTACCACATCGGCAGGTGTTACTTCAGAATTAACAAAATGCCATTCTTCTAAAATTCCTTGTGCTTTTAACTCTTCTTCAGAACGTCCGTTGTACATGTTTACAATTTCGTTTCCTTCGTTAGTTAATTCAGAAAAGGTAAAAGAAGACAAAATTTCTTCTAAAGTTTTTCGGCTTTGAAAATACGAATCAGAAAAAACTTCAGTGACTTCACCATCTTTAATTCCATCTAAAAGAACGCTAAATAAAGGTTTTCTACCACTTCCTAAATTATCTTCGATTGGGAAATAAAATGGAAAGTTGATGCGCTCATCTAAATCAATAATTTCCCAAACGCGCTTTCCGTACAATACATCACGGTCATTAATCCATGGGTAAGGTAACGGTTTGTCGTTATCTGCTTCTAATTGCGCTGCTGTTTTTTCCCCAATTTCTTCAGGAATCTTCGCATTCAACAAGTTAGATTGCGCAAATGTTGCGGTTGAAGAAAATATGATTGAAGAAAATAGTAATAAAAATCTTTTTTGCATTTTGTTCTAATTTTAAATTAGTTAACCTCCCAAATAAAAGGAGATGATCCAGGCATTCTATAGCCAGGAGCTCCGTCTAAAGTAGTTTTTACGTTGTTAATCGTAATTTTATCACCTTTTTGAGCTGTAGCAATTGCTTTTTTAGCTTGATCGGTCATTCTATCACCATTTACAACAATTGCAGGTTGCCCTGGTACAAATAATTCAAATCCGGTAACTTTTGTATTCACATCGTAAACGAAATCTGGGAATGCAACTTGTACTGGTGAATTTGCTAAATCTGCTTTACTTCCTTTTGCTGAGTTAACAGAACCACGAACTTTTGCAACCGGAGCAGGAATACCACGAACATTAAATG
This genomic window from Flavobacterium agricola contains:
- a CDS encoding ABC-F family ATP-binding cassette domain-containing protein — encoded protein: MLNISNISVSFGGTYLYQDITFRLGAGDRVGLVGKNGAGKSTMLKMLAGDIKPDEGVIASEKEIKIGFLRQDIDFVPGRTVLEEAYQAFKEIKDLEVKIDDINYQLGSRADYESEAYADLIDKISDYNHLYDILGGYNYVGNTERILLGLGFKRDDFNRQTETFSGGWRMRIELAKLLLQSNDILLLDEPTNHLDIESIIWLEGFLKNFPGVVVIVSHDKMFLDNVTNRTIEISLGKAYDFNKPYSQYLTLRHEIREKQLATQKNQAKKIEETEKLIEKFRAKASKASMAQSLIKKLDKVERIEVDEDDNSVMAINFPVSIVPGRLVVEAENVTKRFDDKLIFKNIDLAVERGSKIAFVGQNGQGKSTFIKAIMNEFEYEGHIKLGHNVQVGYFAQNQAEYLDGELTVLDTMIDAATDSNRSKVRDMLGAFLFRGDDVDKKVKVLSGGERNRLALCRMLLHPFNVLLMDEPTNHLDIKSKNVLKAALEKFEGTLILVSHDRDFLQGLTNMVYEFKDQAIKQYLGDINYFLEQRNVENFREVEKKTETNKKSNEPVKKVEAKPALSYEDQKKLKALQNKLSKTESQIAQLEKDIAKADAELANDYEKLMNDSKFFDRYEKMKKDLDQAMSDWELIQEEIDNFEF
- a CDS encoding NAD(P)/FAD-dependent oxidoreductase encodes the protein MAGVFYFCIMKDFLIVGLGLAGISFSETLRAHNKSFTVISDQSFNSSVIAGGMYNPVVLKRYSEVWKAQEQLNAAMPLYTAIQKRLKVEFLNPMPVYRKFASIEEQNNWFIAADKPKMAPFLSTKLIKIQVPSIYAPYGYGEVLHSGYLDTKLLTEVYAAELLSQANLQQEHFDYNALQVQNDAVVYKGESYKNIVFADGFGLHANPYFNNLPLDGTKGELLIIKAPDLQINFILKSSIFIMPIGNDLYKVGATYNWTDKTDAITEEGKQELLTELKQLITCNFEVVHHFAGVRPTVRDRRPLVGQHYEHKNLFVLNGLGTRGVMFGPFLAQALYQFIYEGAELEKEININRIYKKLDIRIQHKNA
- the porN gene encoding type IX secretion system ring subunit PorN/GldN, with product MQKRFLLLFSSIIFSSTATFAQSNLLNAKIPEEIGEKTAAQLEADNDKPLPYPWINDRDVLYGKRVWEIIDLDERINFPFYFPIEDNLGSGRKPLFSVLLDGIKDGEVTEVFSDSYFQSRKTLEEILSSFTFSELTNEGNEIVNMYNGRSEEELKAQGILEEWHFVNSEVTPADVVQYKLVGYWFFDAMQAEMKFRVLGIAPVAVDALSKARGMEDATTELFWVFYPSVRDLLHEHYAFNNRNSSVPFSFDNLFTGRRFGSVIYKEENVYGDRAIDEYIIENAQMQLLESQRIKEKIRDIEQDMWTY